From the Hevea brasiliensis isolate MT/VB/25A 57/8 chromosome 15, ASM3005281v1, whole genome shotgun sequence genome, one window contains:
- the LOC110655283 gene encoding protein CUP-SHAPED COTYLEDON 2, which yields MDCHRHFDNGDAHLPPGFRFHPTDEELITYYLLKKVLDSNFTGRAIAEVDLNKCEPWELPDKAKMGEKEWYFFSLRDRKYPTGLRTNRATEAGYWKATGKDREIYSSKTCALVGMKKTLVFYRGRAPKGEKSNWVMHEYRLEGKFAYHYLSRSSKDEWVISRVFQKSGGAASSSICKKGRCNATINLCPEASSPSVSLPPLLDPTTTSATTVSTTTLNDHDCCSYDSYAQTEHVSCFSIAAAASAAANQNNFDFAPPPLPSADPFGRFPRDLGLSAFPSLGSLQENLQLPFFFSSSSQAAPAAYNGVGTNALNWMAGLDEGRVDGGGGGGRAVRGATELDCMWTHKVFND from the exons ATGGATTGCCACCGCCATTTTGACAACGGTGATGCCCATCTACCTCCGGGCTTTAGGTTCCATCCGACCGACGAGGAGCTTATCACATACTATCTCCTCAAGAAGGTCCTCGACAGCAACTTCACTGGCAGAGCTATAGCTGAAGTGGATCTCAACAAATGCGAGCCTTGGGAGCTTCCTG ATAAAGCTAAAATGGGAGAGAAAGAGTGGTATTTCTTCAGCCTGAGGGATAGAAAGTACCCAACTGGTTTGAGAACCAATAGAGCCACTGAAGCTGGTTATTGGAAGGCTACAGGGAAAGACAGGGAGATTTACAGCTCGAAGACTTGTGCTCTAGTGGGAATGAAGAAGACATTGGTGTTCTACAGAGGGAGAGCTCCTAAAGGAGAGAAAAGCAATTGGGTTATGCATGAGTATCGCCTCGAAGGCAAATTTGCCTACCACTATCTCTCCCGCAGCTCCAAG GACGAGTGGGTCATCTCCCGAGTCTTCCAGAAGAGTGGCGGCGCTGCCTCTAGTAGCATCTGCAAGAAAGGCCGTTGCAACGCCACCATCAACCTCTGCCCGGAAGCCAGCTCCCCTTCGGTTTCTCTCCCACCTCTCCTGGACCCTACCACCACCAGCGCTACTACTGTCTCGACAACCACTCTCAATGACCATGACTGCTGCTCCTATGACAGCTATGCCCAAACTGAGCACGTGTCCTGTTTCTCCATTGCAGCCGCTGCCTCCGCCGCTGCTAACCAGAACAACTTTGATTTTGCTCCGCCGCCTCTCCCTTCTGCTGATCCGTTTGGACGTTTCCCAAGAGATCTGGGTTTGTCTGCTTTCCCCAGCCTTGGGTCTCTGCAGGAGAATCTTCAGCtacctttctttttctcttcctcATCCCAGGCTGCGCCGGCTGCATATAATGGAGTTGGTACCAATGCCCTGAATTGGATGGCAGGTTTGGATGAGGGGAGAGTTGATGGTGGGGGTGGTGGCGGAAGGGCTGTGAGGGGTGCCACAGAACTCGACTGCATGTGGACCCACAAAGTTTTTAATGATTAA